TTTCCGGCTCCGGTTCCTCCTACGTGATCGGCAAGACCATTGCGACGGAAGACGAGGACTGGGATTTCTGAACCGTGATCTGATCAACGGCGCCACGTCATGGTCGACGGAGCCGGTTGACAACACCTCATGCCGGGATAGGTTACCATCGGAAACGGTGCCCGAACGGGCTCAAAAGGGAATCCGGTGCCGCAGGCTTGTCCTGCGAATTCCGGAGCTGCCCCCGCAACTGTAAGCGGCCGTTCCGCCCCATCTGACCCTCGAGGTCAGGGCCACTGTGCGGATGCGCATGGGAAGGCCGGGACCGGAACCAAGGCCGCAAGTCAGGAGACCTGCCGTTCCGGAGCCGCGATCGATGTGGCTTCTCACCCTCATGAAGCCGGGCGGGGTGTCCGGGAAAGGAGCCATATGTCCACCACGACCGGCGGCGCGACCCGCCTTTGCAGCCTGCTTGCGGGCTTTCTTGTCCTGCCAATCGTTCCCGCTTCGGCGCAAGCCACCGGCGATCCGCTCGAGATAGAGAATTGCGGTCGCAAGCTGTCATTTGCATCCGCGCCCGAGCGTGTAGTCTCTATCGGGCAGGGTTCGACCGAGATTTTGCTGTCGCTCGGTCTTGGAAACCGCGTTGTCGGAACCGCGATCTGGCTGGCGCCCCTGCCGGATCAGCTCTCCGAAGAAGGCGATGCCTTGCCACGCCTTGCCGACAACTCTCCCAGTTTCGAGGCGGTTCTCGGCACGCGACCGGATTTCGTCACCAGCCAGTGGATCAATGACATCGGCCCCGGCGAAAGCCGCGTCGGCAGCTTTACGCAATTCGGGGATTTCGACATCCCGGTCTATGTGTCGCCCGCCGAATGCGCCAAGAGTGAATTCAGTGTCGGTAGCGGCGATGGCGCGCGGTCCCGGGCCTGGACTGCCGATCTGCTGCACCGAGAAATCAGGGAATTTGCCGCCATCTTCAATGTCCGGCCCGCTCGTGAGGTACTGATTGCCGAGAACCGGGCAAGGATCGCGAAGGCCGCAGCGGATGTCGAGGCGCTTCGCGGGAATGACATATCGGTACTCTACTGGTTCTCATCCCCCGAACTCGACGGCGAGGCCTATGTAGCGGGACGGTTCGGCGCGCCGGCATGGATTTCGGATGTGATAGGTATCCGCAATGTCATCACGTCAGACCAGGAATGGCCCCTGGTGGGATGGGAAACGATCGCCGGGCTGGATCCTACCGTCATCGTCCTGGGCTCGATGGATCGCCGCAACCTGCCCGGGGACGACGTCGCCGCCAAGCGCGAGTTTCTTCTGAACGATCCGGTCACCAGCCAGATGACCGCGATACGCGCGGGGAACCTGATCGAGATGGATGCGCAATCCATGAACCCGACGCTGCGGGCGGTCGATGGGGTAGAGATCCTCGCGCGGGGTCTGCGCGAGCTTGGCCTGACAGAATGAGTCTTCAGGCCGAGTTGTCACCCCGCCCTCTTCGCCGGCTGCGCTTGCCGGTTTTCGAGCTGATCGCGCTCGTGGCACTGTGTTTCGCGATGGTCGGTGCGGTCGCCATCGGCGACATCACCGTACCGCCAGCCGAAATTCTCAAGATGCTGGGCAACCGGATCTTCGGAATGGATTTTGCCGTCGATCCGATCCGTGAAGGGATCGTCTGGCATTACCGTCTGAGCCGCGCGGCAATGGCCGCTTCGGCAGGTGCCGCGCTGGCGGTTTGCGGCACGGTTTTGCAGGCATTGCTGCGCAACCCGCTGGCGGAGCCTTATCTGCTCGGGATTTCCGCGGGCGCATCGACCGGGGCCGTCCTCGTGATGATACTCGGGATCGGCGCCGGAGCCGTTACCCTGTCGGGGGGCGCGTTTCTCGGCGCCGGCCTGGCCTTCGCCTTCGTGGCGTTTCTGGCGCATGGTTCTGGCGGCGGCACCGAGCGGATCATCCTCGCGGGTATCGCCGGGTCGCAGCTCTTCAATGCCGCGACCTCTTTTATCGTAATCACCTCGGCCAATGCGGAGCAAACGCGCGGTATCATGTTCTGGCTTCTGGGCAGCCTCGGCGGCGTGCGCTGGCCCGATGTCGC
This region of Paracoccus saliphilus genomic DNA includes:
- a CDS encoding ABC transporter substrate-binding protein, producing the protein MSTTTGGATRLCSLLAGFLVLPIVPASAQATGDPLEIENCGRKLSFASAPERVVSIGQGSTEILLSLGLGNRVVGTAIWLAPLPDQLSEEGDALPRLADNSPSFEAVLGTRPDFVTSQWINDIGPGESRVGSFTQFGDFDIPVYVSPAECAKSEFSVGSGDGARSRAWTADLLHREIREFAAIFNVRPAREVLIAENRARIAKAAADVEALRGNDISVLYWFSSPELDGEAYVAGRFGAPAWISDVIGIRNVITSDQEWPLVGWETIAGLDPTVIVLGSMDRRNLPGDDVAAKREFLLNDPVTSQMTAIRAGNLIEMDAQSMNPTLRAVDGVEILARGLRELGLTE
- a CDS encoding FecCD family ABC transporter permease is translated as MSLQAELSPRPLRRLRLPVFELIALVALCFAMVGAVAIGDITVPPAEILKMLGNRIFGMDFAVDPIREGIVWHYRLSRAAMAASAGAALAVCGTVLQALLRNPLAEPYLLGISAGASTGAVLVMILGIGAGAVTLSGGAFLGAGLAFAFVAFLAHGSGGGTERIILAGIAGSQLFNAATSFIVITSANAEQTRGIMFWLLGSLGGVRWPDVALAMPVLATGLAICLYRARALDAFAFGEDAAASLGIDTVRIRAELFAITAMLTAGIVSLVGAVGFVGLVVPHASRFLVGPAHGRLIPATALAGGVFMVTADVLSRIVVPGQVLPIGVVTALFGAPAFAFILWRSRRRA